Genomic DNA from Candidatus Eisenbacteria bacterium:
TCTCCAGGTTCAGGCTCACCGCGTCCGCGGACGGCCTCTTCCCGAAGCGATACGACCTGTTCGCCGGGAAGCTCCTGGAAACCCTGGTCTCCGAGCTCGGGATCGACGCGCTCCGGAAGATCCTCACGCACTGGGAGGAGGCCCTCGCGGCGCACCTGGATCGGCGCCTTCCCGCGGACCCTTCGGCGCGCCTCGACGCGTTGGCGCAGCATCAAAGCAGCTTCGGGTTCATGGCCGAGGTACGGCGCGGCCCGGACGGAAGCGTCTCGCTCATCGAGCGGAACTGTCCGATCGCCGCGCTGGCCGCCCGGTACCCCGAGATCTGCGAGCGCGAGGCCGCGCTCTTCAGCCGGACGTTGAAGTGGAAGACGACGCTCACCTCCTGCCAGGCGCGGGGAGACGGCGTCTGCGTGTTCCGGATCGGGAGGCCTCCCCGGCCGCACGCCGGGGCCGAAGCCGGGGCCGCAACCCCCATAGGAGGAACGAAGTGAAGATCGTTTCAGCCGTCGACTTCCCCACCCGCTTCGGGCACTTCCGCGCGATCGCGTTCTCGGCGGACCCGGCCGGGAAGGAGCATGTGGCGATCGTGCACGGAGATGTCGCCGGCAAGGAGAGGGTGCCCACGCGGCTCCACTCGGAGTGCCTGACCGGGGACGCCCTCGGATCGCTCCGGTGCGACTGCCGGGACCAGCTCACGGCCGCGCTCGAGGCGATCGGCAAGCATGATGTGGGCATCCTCCTCTACCTCCGGCAGGAGGGCAGGGGGATCGGGCTAGCCAACAAGCTCCGGGCGTATGCACTCCAGGAGCACGGCTTCGACACGTTCGAGGCCAACCGCCTCCTCGGCTTCGCCGAGGACGCTCGCGACTACGGCGGCGCGGCCGACATGCTGCGCGCGCTCGGAGTCGGGAGCGTGAGCCTCATGACGAACAACCCGTCCAAGATGGACGGGCTTCTCGCGCACGGAATCGACGTCGTCGGTCGGATTCCCCTGGTCGCGAAGGCGAACGAGCACAACGTCCGGTACCTGGACGCGAAAGAGCGCTCGGGTCACTGGTTGAAAGGAGCAGACGATGGCGAGAATGGGAGCGAAGCTGGCGAAGCGCGAGCAGATCGCGGACGCGACCTACGCCTTCACGATCGAGCCGAACGGGCAGCCGTTCTCGTACAAGGCCGGTCAGACCATCGACCTCACCTACCCCGGACTCTCGAAGCCTGACGCGGCGGGCAACCGCCGCACGTTCTCCATCGCGAACGCGCCGGGATACACCTCCTTGCTGATCGCGACGCGCGCGCGCGGCAGCGCGCTCAAGCAGGCGCTCGTGGAAGCGCCGATCGGAAGCGACCTCGAGGTCGACGGCCCGTACGGGAACTTCACGCTCCCTCAGAAGCCCTCGGACGTGTTCCTGTTCGCGGGAGGAATCGGCGTGACGCCCTTCCGCGCGATGGTCGAGGACACGATCGAGCGCTCGCTCGACCACACACTGTCGCTCATCCACTCGAACCGCACGCCCGAGGAGGCGCCGTTCCTGGAGGAGCTGATCCGCTGGGGCGCGCAGAGCGCGCGGGAGATGGACGAGGCCGTGGCGGCCGGAAGACGCGGCGGTCACCGCGCCCGCTCCGCGATCGCGGTTCGCGACGTGGAACCCGGAATGGCCGCGTCCCAGGTGGACGCGGGGCCGTCCGGAGCGGACGCCGTCGAGTCCGGACACCGCGACGCGAGGAGCGACCGAATCGCGGCCGGCGAGAACCCGAGCACCATGGGCGCCGCGACGCTTCTCGCATGGCGGCGTCCTCGCTTTCGTTACATCCCCACGATGACGCAGGCCGAGCGCTCGGCACGCGGCTGGAACGGGGACCGGCACCGCGTGAGCCCCGAGTTCCTCGCCGAGCTGCTGCCGCTCGCGCGCAATACGCCTCACTACTACGTGGCCGGACCGCCTCGGTTCGTGGAGGGAACCGTGGAGTCGCTCCGCGCCGTGGACGTCGATCCCGACCGGATCCGCTTCGAGGAATTCCCGGGCTACTGAATCGCCGCGCACGCGACGAGCGCGTCCTCCGGGGTCCACACGGAGATCGTGCCGAGCTCGTCGATCTCCTGCTCGAGCTGGAGCGTCGCGGTCGCCCGGCCCGAGGCATTCGCGGCGACGTCCGCGATCGCGTCCTCCTCATCGTACGACTCGATGTCGCACGAGCCACCGGGCGCGCGAACGACGAGATAGCGGACGTCGGGCGTGAGCCCCGCGAGATTCACGACCGCGAGCGTCCCGCCCGCGGGGAGATCGATCAGCAGGACCTTGCCGTGCACACCCGACCCGTCCACCTCGCGGAGATCCGAGTCTGTCTTGCCGGCCTCCGGGTCCGCCTCGTCCCTCCCGGAATCGGCCCGGTCCCTCTCGGCCGAGGCGAGCGTGGGAAGCGGCGGCGCCGAGAGCGCCGCGAGGAGAAACGAGGCGAGCAGGAACGCACCGAGCGCTTTCATGGAAACCCTCCCCTGGCGCTGGCTCGGGCTTTCCCCGTGGACCGGGCGGTTTCCGGCCCGCCCATGATGCTACACCCGCCGCGCCGGGATCGGACCCGTGACGATTTTTTTGCCGTCCCGGAGCCCGGACGCCGGCGTGATCCGGCGCATACCGGCGCGCCCCGGCGAGAGGGGGGCCGGGAAAGGCTCATACGGACGCCCCAAACCCGGCACCCTAGCCCGAACGGGGCGTCCCCAGGCCTTTTCTACCGCTACCTATTGCGGTATGATGGGACCCGGGCCCAACATATAGTGTTTTTTGATTGACCGACCTCGGACCCCGTCACGTAGATTCCGACCCGGTTTTTCGATCGATCCCCGGGCGGGCGTTACGGCCGGGTGAAGGCGCCTTGGAAGGAGGCGCCAAAGGGTGGGGAGACATCCAAGGAGAGGGGTCGGAAATGGTGAGGGATCACGGAGAGGGGACGTCGGTACAGGAAGGGTTGGCCGTCCTAGAGGGTGCGCTGATGGAGACTCAGGGGAAACGAGGACTTGGAGTCGAGACCCGGCAGGGTCTTCGTTTCCCCCGCGTCTATACGAAGGCGGGCGTGAATCCGTTCGACCAGGTCGAGTGGGAGCTGCGCACCGCGATCATCTCGAACGAGCACGGACAGATGGTGTTCGAGCAGCGGGACGTGGAGTTCCCGAAGTTCTGGTCGCAGATGGCGACGAACGTCGTCGCTTCGAAGTACTTCCGCGGACAGATGGGAACGCCGCAGCGCGAGCGGTCGGTGAGGCAGCTGATCGGGCGCGTCGTGAACACGATGGCGGGATGGGGCCGCGCGCAGGGCTACTTCGCGAGCGAGACGGACGCGCAGGCGTTCCAGGACGAGCTGACGCACATCCTGCTCCACCAGAAGGCCTCGTTCAACAGCCCCGTCTGGTTCAACTGCGGCGTCGAGGAGAAGCCGCAGTGC
This window encodes:
- a CDS encoding MarR family transcriptional regulator, translating into MTAPITQQTNALAPTRLLELIRLHGPQTAQELADRLSIGPVSVRAQLRTLESANLVERSIEPRPLGRPVSRFRLTASADGLFPKRYDLFAGKLLETLVSELGIDALRKILTHWEEALAAHLDRRLPADPSARLDALAQHQSSFGFMAEVRRGPDGSVSLIERNCPIAALAARYPEICEREAALFSRTLKWKTTLTSCQARGDGVCVFRIGRPPRPHAGAEAGAATPIGGTK
- the ribA gene encoding GTP cyclohydrolase II, encoding MKIVSAVDFPTRFGHFRAIAFSADPAGKEHVAIVHGDVAGKERVPTRLHSECLTGDALGSLRCDCRDQLTAALEAIGKHDVGILLYLRQEGRGIGLANKLRAYALQEHGFDTFEANRLLGFAEDARDYGGAADMLRALGVGSVSLMTNNPSKMDGLLAHGIDVVGRIPLVAKANEHNVRYLDAKERSGHWLKGADDGENGSEAGEARADRGRDLRLHDRAERAAVLVQGRSDHRPHLPRTLEA
- a CDS encoding FAD-dependent oxidoreductase; its protein translation is MEPNGQPFSYKAGQTIDLTYPGLSKPDAAGNRRTFSIANAPGYTSLLIATRARGSALKQALVEAPIGSDLEVDGPYGNFTLPQKPSDVFLFAGGIGVTPFRAMVEDTIERSLDHTLSLIHSNRTPEEAPFLEELIRWGAQSAREMDEAVAAGRRGGHRARSAIAVRDVEPGMAASQVDAGPSGADAVESGHRDARSDRIAAGENPSTMGAATLLAWRRPRFRYIPTMTQAERSARGWNGDRHRVSPEFLAELLPLARNTPHYYVAGPPRFVEGTVESLRAVDVDPDRIRFEEFPGY